A genomic window from Lotus japonicus ecotype B-129 chromosome 1, LjGifu_v1.2 includes:
- the LOC130737843 gene encoding NAC domain-containing protein 2 — protein sequence MASELQLPPGFRFHPTDEELVLHYLCRKCASQPIAVPIIAEIDLYKYDPWDLPGLASYGEKEWYFFSPRDRKYPNGSRPNRAAGTGYWKATGADKPIGHPKPVGIKKALVFYAGKAPKGDKTNWIMHEYRLADVDRSIRKKNSLRLDDWVLCRIYNKKGSIERQPSGAVYSVKTESSELEKRKPEILTRAAGCLPPPHPPQAPAAGVTDYMYFDASDSVPKLHTDSSCSEQVVSPEFATEVQSEPKWNEWEKSLEFPYNYVDATLSNNNSNNNGFGSQFQSGNQLSPLQDMFLYMPKPF from the exons ATGGCATCAGAGCTTCAATTGCCACCGGGTTTCCGATTCCATCCAACGGATGAGGAGCTCGTGCTGCACTATCTCTGCCGCAAATGCGCGTCGCAGCCGATCGCTGTTCCGATCATCGCTGAAATCGATCTCTACAAATACGATCCTTGGGACCTTCCTG GTTTGGCTTCGTACGGAGAGAAAGAGTGGTACTTCTTTTCACCTCGGGACCGGAAATATCCAAACGGTTCAAGGCCGAACCGGGCTGCGGGAACCGGGTACTGGAAGGCAACCGGGGCGGATAAGCCCATTGGTCACCCTAAACCGGTTGGGATCAAGAAAGCCTTAGTGTTTTATGCTGGGAAAGCACCCAAAGGTGACAAAACCAATTGGATCATGCATGAGTATCGTCTTGCCGACGTAGATCGCTCCATTCGCAAAAAGAACAGTCTAAgg CTGGATGACTGGGTGCTGTGCCGCATTTACAACAAGAAGGGCTCGATCGAGAGACAACCAAGCGGCGCCGTTTACAGCGTCAAGACGGAGTCATCGGAACTGGAAAAGCGGAAGCCGGAGATTCTGACCCGCGCTGCCGGGTGCCTTCCACCGCCGCATCCGCCGCAAGCGCCGGCGGCGGGCGTGACGGATTACATGTATTTTGACGCGTCGGATTCGGTCCCGAAGCTGCATACTGACTCGAGCTGCTCGGAGCAGGTGGTGTCGCCGGAGTTCGCGACGGAGGTGCAGAGCGAGCCGAAGTGGAACGAGTGGGAAAAGAGCCTCGAGTTTCCTTATAATTACGTGGATGCCACTCTCAGCaataacaacagcaacaacaacggATTTGGGTCCCAGTTTCAGAGTGGTAATCAGCTGTCGCCGCTGCAGGATATGTTCCTGTACATGCCCAAGCCGTTCTAA
- the LOC130737852 gene encoding replication factor C subunit 3: MAEAEAIHPMEIDGDDDLTYSARPDKGKSVLVAGNPPGGQKAIPWVEKYRPQSLDDVAAHRDIVDTIDRLTTENRLPHLLLYGPPGTGKTSTILAVARKLYGAQYRNMILELNASDDRGIGVVREQIQNFASTQSLSFGVKTSVKLVLLDEADAMTKDAQFALRRVIEKYTKSTRFALICNHVNKIIPALQSRCTRFRFAPLDAAHVSERLKHVIKAEGLDVQDSGLEALVRLSNGDMRKALNILQSTHMASQQITEEAVYLCTGNPLPKDIEQISYWLLNEQFADSFKRIYEIKTRKGLAVIDIVREVTMFVFKIKMPPSVRVQLMTDLADIEYRLSFGCNDKLQLGSVISSFTRARFALVEAANLLNPVH, translated from the exons ATGGCGGAGGCGGAGGCGATTCATCCCATGGAAATCGACGGCGACGACGACCTTACTTACTCCGCGAGGCCCGACAAGGGCAAAAGTGTCCTCGTCGCCGGCAACCCTCCCGGCGGCCAAAAGGCGATCCCGTGGGTTGAGAAGTACCGTCCTCAGTCCCTCGACGACGTCGCTGCTCACCGCGACATTGTCGATACTA TTGATAGGCTGACTACTGAGAACAGATTGCCCCATCTTCTACTGTATGGCCCTCCTGGTACGGGAAAAACATCAACTATCCTCGCTGTGGCGCGCAAACTGTATGGCGCGCAATACCGCAATATGATTTTGGAGCTGAATGCTTCTGATGATAGAGGAATTGGTGTTGTACGGGAGCAGATTCAAAATTTTGCTAGCACTCAGAGCTTATCATTTGG TGTTAAGACCTCTGTAAAACTGGTCTTGTTAGATGAAGCGGATGCCATGACAAAGGATGCCCAATTTGCATTACGTAGAG TGATTGAGAAATATACAAAAAGCACTAGGTTTGCACTTATATGTAATCATGTAAACAAGATTATTCCAGCACTGCAATCAAGATGCACTCGGTTTCGGTTTGCCCCTCTTGATGCTGCCCATGTCAGTGAAAGATTGAAACATGTTATTAAGGCTGAAGG GCTTGATGTTCAAGACAGTGGCTTAGAAGCCCTTGTACGGCTTAGCAATGGTGATATGAGAAAGGCTTTGAATATTCTTCAG TCAACACATATGGCCTCTCAGCAGATAACAGAAGAAGCTGTTTACCTGTGCACTGGAAATCCATTGCCTAAAGACATTGAGCAAATATCTTACTGGCTTCTAAATGAACAATTTGCAGATAGCTTTAAAA GAATATATGAAATCAAGACGAGGAAAGGATTGGCCGTGATAGATATTGTGAGAGAAGTGACAAT GTTTGTTTTTAAGATTAAGATGCCTCCATCTGTTCGAGTGCAGCTGATGACTGATTTAGCAGACATAGA GTATAGATTAAGTTTTGGGTGCAACGATAAACTTCAGCTTGGATCAGTTATTTCTTCTTTTACACGTGCTAGATTTGCACTCGTTGAAGCTGCTAACCTTCTGAATCCGGTCCATTAG